The DNA segment AGAGCACCAGGTCACGTGCAGCGGCGTCACTTACGATCTCGAGCCGCCCTTCTTCGTGCTCGCCACGCAGAACCCCATCGAGCAGGAAGGCACGTATCCGCTGCCGGAGGCCCAGCTCGACCGGTTCATGCTGAACGTGATCATTGACTATCCCACGCGCGACGAGGAACGCGACATCGTGAAGACCACCACGTACGACACCGACGTGGAGGTTCAACCGGTCCTGCGCGGCAGCGACATCCTGGCCATCCAGAAGATCGTCCGCCGCGTGCCCGTCTCCGACCACGTGGTGGACTACGCGGTGAACCTCGTGCGCGCCTCGCGGCCGAAGGACCCCACCGCCCCGCAGTTCGTGAAGGACTGGCTGTCGTGGGGCGCCGGGCCCCGGGCCTGCCAGTATCTCATCCTCGGGGCCAAGGCCCGCGCGATCATCAACGGCCGTTACAACGTCTCGTGCAGCGACATCCGCGCCCTCGCGGTGCCCGTCATGCGCCACCGCATCTTCACCAACTTCAACGCCGATGCCGAAGGCGTGACCTCGGTGGACATCATCAACGAGCTGCTCAAGGTCGTCCCCGAGCCGTCCGAGCCCGACTACGCCAAGAAGCCCAAGGCCGCCGCCAAGGAGGCGGCTGCCGCGAAAGCCTGACGTCTTCGCACCTTCCGCCGTCGAGGGGTCACCGATGCCCGAGCTCACCTATGAGCAGTTCAAGCAGATGGACCTCCGCGTGGGGCGCATCACCGCCATCGAAGAGCACCCCAATGCCAACAAGCTCTACGTTCTGAAGGTGGACCTGGGCGAGGGTTGCGACCGCCAGCTCGTCGCCGGCCTGAGGCCCTATTACCCCGACAAGGCCACACTCCTCGGCAAGCGAATCGTCGTCGTCGCCAACCTCGCGCCGGCCGTTCTCCGCGGCGTCGAGAGCCGCGGCATGCTCCTCGCCGCGCAGACGCCGGACGGCGCCCGGGTCATCATCCTTACCACGGACGACGAGATGCCCCCCGGGTCCAAGGTCCTCTAGCGGGCACAGCCGGTCCTTGCTTCCCCATCGCCCCGCGTCCACACGGAGTCCTTGCCGCCGCCCTTCGCCGCGACATGCGAGGGGCACGCGTGAGGCATCGCC comes from the Planctomycetota bacterium genome and includes:
- a CDS encoding methionine--tRNA ligase subunit beta is translated as MPELTYEQFKQMDLRVGRITAIEEHPNANKLYVLKVDLGEGCDRQLVAGLRPYYPDKATLLGKRIVVVANLAPAVLRGVESRGMLLAAQTPDGARVIILTTDDEMPPGSKVL
- a CDS encoding AAA family ATPase, which translates into the protein MDQQPAIGERRAEDIEAVEKLGKARDILLREIHKVIVGQSEAIEHLLCCLFARGHCLMIGVPGLAKTLMISTLARVLKLKFNRIQFTPDLMPSDITGTEIIEEDHTTGKRAFRFVRGPVFANIILADEINRTPPKTQAALLQSMQEHQVTCSGVTYDLEPPFFVLATQNPIEQEGTYPLPEAQLDRFMLNVIIDYPTRDEERDIVKTTTYDTDVEVQPVLRGSDILAIQKIVRRVPVSDHVVDYAVNLVRASRPKDPTAPQFVKDWLSWGAGPRACQYLILGAKARAIINGRYNVSCSDIRALAVPVMRHRIFTNFNADAEGVTSVDIINELLKVVPEPSEPDYAKKPKAAAKEAAAAKA